One Melopsittacus undulatus isolate bMelUnd1 chromosome 25, bMelUnd1.mat.Z, whole genome shotgun sequence DNA segment encodes these proteins:
- the ADAT3 gene encoding probable inactive tRNA-specific adenosine deaminase-like protein 3, with translation MRLHTGPYWHKLVQTGDGAADDVTAATTPDPSGDVTKAPSAITKGTDDVTNDVTEGPSMATKDTDDVTDAARDNPVNDVTADVTRANPVNDVTRDNPINDVTADVTASPLPPLRVLLGPSVSPLGLGSPFRVLVPGRAPHPGPETEAALAMGLWPWVLRGGSPPADPPPLQPMEAAAVAGAMAAAVAAALSGVRSGMEPSGAAVMDPGTGEVVAAAGDGRRGGHPLSHATMRCLEEVARRRRGYGGYGGINRDNGDTMGYLCQGWDVVLTREPCALCAMALVLARARRVLFGAPAPQGALSTRYGLHGRSRLNHRYRAYGGVAPKVWAPLVGDGVEK, from the exons GCGACGGAGCCGCCGATGACGTCACCGCCGCCACGACCCCTGACCCCTCCGGTGACGTCACCAAGGCCCCCTCCGCCATCACCAAAGGCACTGATGACGTCACTAATGACGTCACCGAGGGCCCATCCATGGCCACCAAGGACACTGATGACGTCACTGATGCCGCCAGGGACAACCCCGTCAATGACGTCACCGCTGATGTCACCAGGGCCAACCCCGTCAATGACGTCACCAGGGACAACCCCATCAATGACGTCACCGCTGACGTCACcgcctcccccctcccccccctccgcGTCCTCTTGGGCCCTTCCGTGTCCCCCCTCGGTTTGGGTTCCCCCTTCCGGGTCCTAGTTCCCGGCCGAGCCCCACACCCAGGCCCAGAGACGGAGGCAGCTTTGGCCATGGGGCTGTGGCCGTGGGTGCTCCGCGGTGGGAGCCCCCCCGcagacccccccccattgcagCCAATGGAAGCGGCCGCGGTGGCCGGGGCCATGGCGGCGGCTGTGGCGGCTGCACTGAGCGGGGTCCGCAGCGGGATGGAGCCGTCCGGAGCCGCCGTCATGGACCCCGGTACCGGGGAGGTGGTGGCGGCTGCGGGGGATGGGCggcggggggggcacccccTGAGCCATGCGACCATGAGGTGCCTGGAGGAGGTGGCGCGGAGAAGGAGaggctatgggggctatgggg ggatcaatagggacaatggggacacTATGGGAtacctgtgccagggctgggatgtggTGCTGACCCGGGAGCCCTGTGCTCTCTGTGCCATGGCTCTGGTGCTGGCGCGCGCCCGGCGGGTGCTGTTCGGGGCCCCAGCACCCCAAGGTGCCCTCAGCACCCGCTATGGGCTCCACGGTCGCTCCCGGCTCAACCATCGCTATAGGGCCTATGGGGGGGTGGCCCCCAAGGTGTGGGCACCGCTGGTGGGGGATGGGGTGGAGAAGTGA